One window of the Bremerella alba genome contains the following:
- a CDS encoding DUF3386 family protein — protein sequence MRTKLTYLFVALAVSIAIPSYAVEADTQTTSKTSEPTAASLRQAAHDAREVWQDFPGFSANIVVSEDSQRYEGTIRVGKDFEYVLDIAEEGKKPWLKSKLRSVISHREPHASPEQYDVSFQDDKAEHAGGRLIAENDGSGIFRIQDGLIREIIRRNESSWFEITTLENFTTPSGKILPQTTSVTFRDPDTGNIESNLSNYFAWKQVGDFYLPDHCYTVKTGEKGERSIRKLEFTGHQLHLGEPSVVKLHRPLPESLTSFGAAVLGDYLYVFSGHDGDAHGFGKDVLADHFRRIKFDDPKAQWEELAKQEPAQSTALVTDGKYIYRIGGLTFLNQGEEETNFKSTTHFTRYDTEKDEWTDLAPLPEPRSSLDAAVLGRHIYVAGGWDLQGDSSSDAPWHDDILRFDLDHPENGWESLPGPGYLTRAVSVAAHDGKLYLFGGIQQRGITRKVSAFDPQSESWSAGPELKADSGAAGFATSSFATGDHLYVTGSSGILYRLSDNSTDWEVETRLMYPRMFLRLLPVADNRLLAVAGSSMLGGRLAVVESVPVQENSSGPNVVRWSVPFDGQAKQSQTLVLDGTNLYALGGNASRNPHDFTKETILNEAFVYDIANQTGERLPDMPHALQSGSAVRHAQTSEHKHLLVMGGLGMPDQAFGSLSKVLSFNPESKAWTTVNSSLPTPRSMFNAISHDDAVWCFGGSAAGKGSGLNANVLHWWGDETSIAPLPEVALPHPRRSFGGAQIGDEYFLVGGLGQGDIVETVDVFDLTDRTWRTIAAPHKHRVFPSLVSDGKRLYLYGGFSNSTGHFSPETSLEVYDPAADRWTVLAEELPEVDSSMAMFNFGGRLLFYGIDRKVDGQANFVLLDPNPREAPAETAGMNFSGRRRGSEAEANAKTMMRKDTNKDGKLSPEELGERLGSLVESGDENKDGLLTRAELIEALKKQEEKAEKEATPEQDEDEA from the coding sequence ATGCGAACCAAACTTACCTATTTGTTCGTCGCTTTGGCTGTGTCCATCGCGATTCCGAGCTACGCGGTCGAAGCCGATACGCAGACCACCAGCAAGACATCAGAGCCGACGGCGGCCAGCCTTCGCCAGGCCGCTCACGATGCTCGCGAAGTCTGGCAAGATTTCCCTGGCTTTTCGGCTAACATTGTGGTTTCGGAAGATTCGCAGCGGTACGAGGGGACGATTCGGGTAGGGAAAGACTTCGAATATGTTCTCGACATTGCTGAGGAGGGAAAGAAGCCCTGGCTAAAGTCGAAGCTTCGTTCAGTCATCTCTCATCGTGAACCTCATGCATCTCCGGAGCAGTACGACGTTTCATTTCAAGATGATAAAGCGGAGCATGCTGGTGGTCGCTTGATTGCCGAAAACGACGGTTCCGGTATCTTCCGCATTCAGGATGGTCTCATCAGGGAAATCATCCGTCGCAACGAGTCATCTTGGTTTGAGATCACTACGCTCGAAAATTTCACGACTCCGTCCGGCAAAATACTGCCGCAAACCACATCGGTCACCTTTCGCGATCCCGACACCGGTAACATCGAGTCGAATCTGAGCAACTATTTTGCATGGAAGCAGGTCGGCGATTTCTACCTGCCCGATCATTGCTATACCGTAAAGACTGGTGAAAAGGGAGAACGATCTATCCGTAAGTTGGAATTCACCGGACACCAGTTGCATCTCGGCGAGCCTAGTGTGGTTAAGCTACACAGGCCACTACCAGAATCGCTGACTAGCTTCGGTGCAGCCGTGTTGGGCGACTATCTCTATGTATTTAGTGGACACGATGGTGATGCCCATGGCTTCGGCAAAGATGTCTTGGCCGATCATTTCCGTCGTATCAAGTTCGACGACCCTAAAGCTCAGTGGGAAGAACTAGCCAAGCAGGAACCCGCACAAAGCACAGCCCTGGTAACCGATGGCAAGTACATCTACCGGATCGGTGGTCTCACCTTCCTGAATCAGGGGGAAGAAGAGACTAACTTCAAGTCAACAACGCACTTCACACGCTACGATACCGAGAAGGATGAATGGACCGATCTGGCTCCGCTGCCAGAACCCCGTTCGTCGCTGGACGCGGCCGTGCTGGGCCGTCACATCTATGTTGCCGGCGGATGGGATCTGCAAGGGGATTCCTCCAGCGACGCTCCCTGGCACGATGACATTCTTCGGTTTGATCTCGATCATCCAGAGAATGGGTGGGAGTCGCTTCCTGGACCTGGCTATCTGACCCGTGCCGTCTCGGTTGCCGCCCATGACGGCAAGCTGTACCTATTCGGCGGCATTCAACAGCGTGGGATAACGCGTAAGGTCTCGGCCTTCGATCCTCAATCAGAAAGCTGGTCGGCAGGGCCTGAGTTAAAGGCCGACAGCGGTGCAGCTGGCTTCGCGACCAGTTCGTTTGCGACCGGCGATCACCTGTACGTCACCGGTAGTTCTGGCATCCTCTACCGACTAAGCGATAACAGTACCGACTGGGAAGTTGAAACGCGACTGATGTATCCTCGCATGTTTTTGCGACTTCTGCCGGTTGCGGACAATCGCCTTCTAGCCGTAGCGGGATCTTCAATGCTGGGAGGTCGCTTGGCCGTGGTCGAATCGGTTCCGGTTCAAGAGAACTCGTCAGGGCCTAACGTCGTCCGCTGGTCCGTGCCGTTTGACGGCCAGGCTAAACAAAGCCAAACCTTAGTGCTCGACGGCACAAATCTGTACGCATTAGGCGGCAATGCCAGTCGAAATCCGCATGACTTCACCAAGGAAACAATCTTGAATGAAGCATTCGTTTACGATATCGCGAATCAAACCGGCGAGCGTTTACCCGATATGCCGCATGCCCTGCAAAGTGGTTCTGCGGTTCGCCATGCCCAAACGAGCGAACACAAACACCTGCTTGTTATGGGTGGCCTAGGCATGCCAGACCAGGCATTTGGCTCGCTCTCCAAGGTGCTATCCTTCAATCCTGAAAGTAAAGCCTGGACGACGGTTAACTCGTCTCTGCCAACGCCGCGCAGCATGTTCAATGCCATAAGCCATGACGACGCGGTCTGGTGCTTTGGCGGAAGTGCAGCTGGCAAAGGAAGCGGTCTGAACGCGAACGTACTGCATTGGTGGGGTGACGAAACCTCGATCGCTCCCCTTCCAGAAGTTGCCCTGCCCCATCCACGTCGATCGTTCGGTGGCGCGCAGATCGGGGACGAATACTTCCTGGTTGGCGGCTTAGGGCAAGGCGACATTGTCGAGACGGTAGACGTCTTCGATTTGACGGATCGCACGTGGCGAACGATTGCCGCGCCGCACAAGCATCGCGTCTTCCCCAGCCTGGTCAGCGATGGTAAACGCCTGTACTTGTATGGTGGATTCTCGAATTCCACAGGACATTTCTCTCCGGAAACCTCGCTGGAAGTTTACGATCCTGCAGCGGATCGCTGGACGGTATTAGCAGAAGAACTGCCAGAAGTTGATTCCTCGATGGCGATGTTCAATTTCGGTGGCCGTCTGTTGTTTTACGGCATCGATCGGAAAGTGGATGGCCAGGCCAACTTCGTCCTGCTGGATCCCAACCCACGAGAAGCGCCTGCCGAAACGGCTGGAATGAACTTCTCAGGCCGTCGTCGAGGAAGCGAAGCCGAGGCCAATGCCAAAACGATGATGCGGAAAGACACGAACAAGGATGGCAAGCTTTCTCCCGAAGAACTCGGAGAACGTCTGGGTTCACTGGTCGAGTCAGGCGATGAAAACAAGGACGGATTATTGACGAGGGCTGAACTGATCGAGGCCCTCAAGAAACAAGAAGAGAAAGCAGAAAAGGAAGCTACGCCTGAGCAGGATGAGGACGAAGCGTAG
- a CDS encoding outer membrane protein assembly factor BamB family protein has translation MKSELVHHLTSFVLVTSFALFLTSKSVGEEFRATAWPSFQNGGQMSVAGDWIPRSWSAEDNIAWKADISGYGQSTPIVTDGQIIATSTSGPNKENYHLIAYSLEKGEKLWQKEFTNPSPIENTSYVSRAAPTPIADESGYIAYYEGGLVVAVTKEGEIRWKRDLVDAYGPISSRHGLASSLEQNESLVFVWVERSEEPYLAALNKSTGETIWKVAGLGKTSWSTPRLIPVDDTMQLVCSASGKIAGFDPETGDRLWQFDQIANNTTCTPTPLGEGRFLIGASEGRGEAAVQTDGTSNGVIQITKQDDGTYSADFVWQAEKAKSSFGSPVVADGTAWFVNRSGVLFGVNLENGEQTTTARLAAGGVWATPLQQGKLLYIFGSKGTTSIIDMTSGKAIAENSLWATQEDKEGEGSSTEIIYSVVAVPPYLIFRTGDTLYAVQEQTSN, from the coding sequence ATGAAGTCCGAGTTGGTCCATCATTTAACCTCCTTCGTTCTGGTAACTTCGTTTGCTCTATTTCTCACCAGCAAGTCTGTTGGCGAGGAATTTCGAGCAACCGCTTGGCCTTCCTTTCAAAATGGCGGACAAATGTCAGTCGCCGGCGATTGGATACCCAGAAGTTGGTCCGCTGAGGATAATATTGCATGGAAAGCAGACATTTCGGGCTATGGACAATCGACTCCGATTGTGACCGATGGTCAGATCATCGCGACGTCGACCAGCGGTCCGAATAAAGAAAACTATCACCTGATCGCGTATTCGCTGGAAAAAGGGGAAAAGCTCTGGCAAAAAGAGTTCACCAATCCCAGCCCCATCGAAAACACCTCGTACGTCAGCCGCGCCGCACCGACCCCCATCGCGGATGAGTCCGGTTACATCGCCTACTACGAAGGTGGACTGGTCGTTGCCGTTACCAAAGAAGGGGAAATTCGCTGGAAAAGAGATCTAGTCGACGCATACGGTCCGATTTCCTCGCGGCACGGACTTGCTTCCTCACTCGAACAAAATGAGTCGCTCGTGTTCGTGTGGGTCGAACGCTCGGAAGAGCCTTATCTAGCGGCACTTAATAAGTCGACCGGAGAAACCATCTGGAAAGTAGCCGGCTTAGGCAAAACCTCTTGGAGTACGCCACGCTTAATCCCTGTGGACGATACCATGCAATTGGTGTGCAGTGCGAGCGGCAAGATCGCCGGATTCGATCCCGAGACCGGTGATCGACTGTGGCAATTCGATCAGATCGCCAACAACACAACTTGCACGCCGACCCCCCTAGGTGAGGGCCGATTCCTGATCGGTGCCTCGGAAGGGCGCGGCGAAGCGGCCGTCCAAACCGACGGCACGTCCAACGGCGTGATCCAGATTACCAAACAGGACGACGGAACCTACTCGGCCGATTTTGTATGGCAAGCCGAAAAAGCGAAGTCCAGCTTTGGCAGCCCTGTAGTCGCCGATGGCACCGCTTGGTTTGTTAACCGAAGCGGAGTTCTGTTTGGCGTCAACCTGGAAAACGGCGAGCAAACTACCACGGCCCGTCTAGCCGCTGGCGGTGTGTGGGCAACACCTCTGCAGCAAGGAAAGCTGCTGTACATCTTCGGCTCGAAAGGGACGACATCGATCATTGACATGACCTCCGGCAAGGCGATCGCAGAAAACTCGCTATGGGCCACCCAGGAAGATAAAGAGGGTGAAGGCTCGTCAACCGAGATCATTTACTCCGTTGTCGCCGTCCCCCCTTATCTGATCTTTCGCACAGGCGACACTTTGTACGCCGTCCAAGAACAAACGTCCAACTAG
- a CDS encoding fructose bisphosphate aldolase, with product MTVIDTTSEQFQKFKTVPGFIAALDQSGGSTPKALHAYGIEEDAWTNDEEMFGLVHQMRSRIIESPSFNGNRILAAILFENTMDREIEDQPTADYLWNVKKVVPLLKIDKGLAAEDKGVQMMKPMPQLDELLARAKAKNIFGTKMRSVIKLADPIGIKEVVDQQFEVAQTIIAAGLVPIVEPEINIHSPEKAKAEALLKENIARHLGELPADKFVMLKLTLPEEDNFYRAFVEHPQVLKVVALSGGYSRDEANERLSRNHGVVASFSRALSEGMTAQQSDDQFDTMLDQSIQSIYDASKT from the coding sequence ATGACTGTTATCGATACCACCAGCGAACAGTTCCAGAAATTCAAAACCGTCCCTGGCTTCATTGCCGCGCTCGATCAAAGCGGTGGAAGCACTCCCAAAGCATTGCATGCTTATGGCATCGAAGAGGACGCCTGGACCAACGATGAAGAAATGTTCGGCCTGGTACATCAAATGCGTTCGCGCATCATCGAAAGCCCTAGCTTTAATGGCAATCGAATATTGGCTGCGATCTTGTTTGAGAACACGATGGATCGCGAGATCGAAGACCAGCCTACGGCCGATTACCTCTGGAATGTGAAAAAGGTTGTACCGCTTTTAAAGATCGACAAAGGGCTTGCCGCCGAGGACAAAGGCGTCCAGATGATGAAGCCGATGCCGCAACTGGATGAGCTTCTGGCCCGGGCCAAGGCAAAAAACATCTTCGGAACCAAAATGCGATCGGTCATCAAACTAGCCGATCCGATTGGCATCAAAGAAGTCGTCGATCAGCAATTTGAAGTCGCCCAGACCATCATCGCGGCAGGCTTGGTGCCAATTGTCGAGCCGGAGATCAATATTCACAGCCCTGAGAAAGCCAAAGCGGAAGCACTCTTAAAGGAGAATATTGCCAGACATCTGGGTGAGCTTCCTGCTGACAAATTCGTAATGCTGAAGCTTACGCTGCCTGAAGAAGACAACTTCTATCGGGCATTCGTCGAGCACCCTCAGGTTTTGAAAGTCGTCGCCTTGTCCGGCGGTTACTCTCGCGATGAGGCCAATGAGCGACTAAGCCGTAACCACGGCGTCGTCGCGAGCTTTTCTCGAGCACTTAGCGAAGGCATGACTGCCCAACAATCGGACGACCAATTCGACACCATGTTGGATCAATCGATCCAGAGCATTTACGACGCATCCAAGACGTAA
- the pgi gene encoding glucose-6-phosphate isomerase, with protein MMASTKTPLTELSAWKSLAEHHKTIQSTHLRTLFAEDAQRGEKLTAEGGDLFFDYSKNRVTDETLKLLIQLAEESGLRERIDAMFGGEKINITEDRAVLHTALRAPKDATIIVDGENVVPHVHEVLDRMSAFSDRVRSGDWKGHSGKRIVNVVNIGIGGSDLGPVMAYEALKHFSQRDMTFRFVSNVDGTDFAEAVHDLDPAETLFIVASKTFTTLETMTNANSARDWLLAGLGGDSSAVAKHFVAVSTNADKVSAFGIDTANMFGFWDWVGGRYSMDSAIGLSTMLAVGPDNFKAMLDGFHQMDEHFRTAPFEKNIPVLMALLSIWYSNFFGSESIAVLPYEQYLKRFPAYLQQLTMESNGKYITLSGNRVNYTTGTIYFGEPGTNGQHSFYQLIHQGTELIPCDFIAFGKSLNPLGRHHDMLIANVLAQSEALAFGKTADQVKEEGTPDWLVPHRVFEGNRPSNTIFADELSPSVLGQLVALYEHCVFTQGSIWQINSFDQWGVELGKQLAQRIIPELESSETPDLQHDSSTNNLIRRYRATKEN; from the coding sequence ATGATGGCATCGACGAAGACTCCCCTTACGGAACTTAGCGCCTGGAAGAGCCTGGCGGAACACCACAAAACAATTCAGTCGACGCACCTCCGGACTCTTTTCGCCGAAGATGCACAGCGAGGGGAGAAACTGACGGCCGAAGGTGGAGACCTATTCTTCGACTATTCCAAGAATCGAGTCACCGACGAAACACTCAAACTCCTGATCCAACTCGCCGAAGAGTCTGGCCTGCGTGAGCGAATCGACGCTATGTTTGGCGGCGAGAAGATCAACATCACCGAGGACCGAGCCGTCCTGCATACCGCGCTTCGCGCCCCGAAGGACGCGACAATCATCGTCGACGGTGAAAACGTCGTTCCCCACGTGCACGAAGTCCTTGACCGCATGTCGGCCTTCTCTGACCGCGTTCGCAGCGGCGACTGGAAAGGCCACTCCGGCAAGCGTATCGTCAATGTAGTTAACATTGGAATCGGAGGGTCCGACCTTGGTCCCGTGATGGCTTACGAAGCCCTGAAGCATTTTAGCCAACGCGATATGACCTTCCGCTTCGTTTCCAATGTCGACGGAACCGATTTCGCTGAAGCCGTTCACGATCTCGACCCCGCCGAGACTTTATTCATTGTCGCCTCGAAGACGTTCACCACGTTGGAAACGATGACCAACGCCAACTCGGCCCGCGACTGGTTGTTGGCCGGGTTAGGTGGAGACTCGTCGGCAGTCGCGAAACACTTTGTCGCCGTTTCGACCAATGCCGATAAGGTGTCGGCCTTCGGTATCGACACGGCCAATATGTTTGGCTTCTGGGACTGGGTTGGCGGACGTTACTCGATGGATTCCGCGATCGGGCTTTCCACAATGCTTGCTGTCGGGCCTGACAATTTCAAGGCGATGCTCGATGGTTTTCACCAAATGGACGAGCATTTCCGTACGGCTCCCTTCGAGAAAAACATTCCTGTACTAATGGCCCTGCTGTCGATTTGGTACAGCAACTTTTTCGGCTCTGAATCGATCGCCGTCCTCCCGTACGAACAGTATTTAAAGCGGTTCCCGGCTTATCTCCAGCAACTCACCATGGAGAGCAACGGAAAGTACATCACGCTGAGCGGCAACCGCGTGAATTACACGACCGGTACCATCTACTTCGGAGAACCTGGCACCAACGGCCAGCATTCGTTTTATCAGCTGATCCACCAAGGAACCGAGTTAATTCCCTGCGACTTTATCGCGTTTGGCAAGTCCTTAAACCCATTGGGGCGACACCACGACATGCTGATTGCCAACGTCCTAGCCCAGTCGGAAGCCTTGGCGTTTGGCAAGACCGCCGATCAAGTGAAAGAGGAAGGGACGCCTGACTGGCTGGTCCCGCATCGTGTCTTTGAAGGCAATCGCCCATCCAACACGATCTTCGCCGACGAGCTTTCCCCGTCGGTCTTAGGGCAACTCGTTGCCTTGTATGAACACTGCGTATTTACCCAAGGAAGCATTTGGCAGATTAACTCGTTCGATCAATGGGGTGTCGAGCTTGGTAAACAACTCGCCCAGCGTATCATTCCTGAACTGGAAAGCAGCGAGACGCCAGATCTTCAGCATGATAGTTCCACCAACAACCTTATCCGCCGTTATCGCGCCACGAAGGAGAACTGA
- the malQ gene encoding 4-alpha-glucanotransferase gives MSDDGSVGHIPPFPKGYRGSGILLHVTSLPGPYGIGDFGPEAIRWLDLLRENGQSWWQVLPLGPTGRGGSPYLPLSSFAINEILVSPDWLIEDGWISETDADTRMPEGKVDFESVTTFKYALLEKAWGSFNDSPTSEQLTSFQKFCQHHHHWLEDYALFRALKVKYDDADFLTWPQELVNRQADAIQLAHQELESLVRKFRFFQYLLAGQAGRVRDHARANHIRIVGDVPIYVSAESSEAWANPDLFMLDEEKRPKFVAGVPPDYFSALGQLWGNPVYNWEAHRRTGYRWFIDRLRSLLEYTDAIRLDHFRGFAAAWNVPAEATTAVDGAWVPGPGAELFEAVQAELGSLPYIVEDLGTITKDVYQLRDQFELPGTLVLQFAFDGDPNNTYLPENYAHNAAVYTGTHDNATTRQWYEKLTESAREIVWRMLGMEPVASEKVAWQLIRTAWSSDAALAIAPLQDVLNLGGEARMNVPGEADGNWNWRCPNELLDSDYFVQLKEITKQTDRIEQP, from the coding sequence ATGTCAGACGATGGTTCGGTGGGTCATATCCCTCCCTTTCCCAAGGGATATCGCGGTTCAGGAATCCTACTCCACGTAACCTCCTTGCCAGGCCCCTATGGGATAGGTGACTTCGGCCCGGAGGCCATCCGCTGGCTCGACTTACTGCGCGAGAATGGGCAATCGTGGTGGCAAGTCCTACCTCTCGGGCCCACTGGCCGGGGCGGTTCACCCTACTTGCCGCTCTCCTCGTTTGCCATCAACGAGATTCTTGTAAGTCCTGACTGGCTGATCGAAGATGGTTGGATCTCCGAAACGGACGCGGATACACGCATGCCGGAAGGCAAAGTCGATTTCGAGAGTGTAACGACGTTCAAGTACGCGTTACTTGAAAAGGCGTGGGGAAGTTTCAATGACTCCCCAACGTCAGAACAGCTAACAAGCTTTCAGAAGTTCTGCCAACATCACCATCATTGGCTGGAGGACTACGCCCTTTTTCGCGCGTTGAAAGTAAAGTACGACGATGCCGACTTCCTTACCTGGCCTCAAGAACTGGTCAACCGGCAAGCGGACGCAATTCAACTGGCCCACCAAGAACTCGAAAGCCTAGTCCGCAAGTTTCGCTTCTTCCAGTATTTACTGGCCGGGCAAGCCGGACGTGTTCGAGATCATGCACGGGCAAACCATATCCGCATTGTAGGTGACGTTCCAATTTACGTTTCCGCAGAATCGAGCGAAGCATGGGCGAATCCCGATCTATTCATGCTCGATGAGGAGAAGCGTCCGAAATTCGTCGCTGGCGTACCGCCTGATTACTTTAGTGCCCTCGGTCAGCTTTGGGGCAATCCGGTTTACAACTGGGAGGCTCATCGGCGAACCGGCTATCGCTGGTTTATCGATCGACTGCGATCGCTACTCGAATACACCGACGCGATCCGGCTCGATCACTTCCGGGGCTTCGCCGCAGCCTGGAATGTGCCCGCCGAGGCAACCACGGCCGTCGATGGGGCCTGGGTTCCTGGACCAGGCGCCGAACTGTTCGAGGCGGTCCAGGCTGAATTGGGCTCGTTGCCGTATATCGTCGAGGACTTGGGAACGATCACCAAAGACGTTTACCAACTGCGAGATCAATTTGAACTGCCAGGGACACTTGTCTTGCAGTTCGCATTTGATGGGGATCCGAACAACACCTACTTGCCTGAGAACTACGCCCACAACGCCGCAGTTTACACCGGCACGCACGACAACGCGACAACCCGCCAATGGTACGAAAAATTAACCGAGTCGGCCCGCGAGATCGTCTGGCGCATGCTCGGCATGGAACCAGTTGCCTCGGAAAAAGTGGCCTGGCAATTGATACGCACCGCTTGGTCCTCAGACGCGGCCTTGGCAATCGCTCCGCTTCAGGATGTGCTCAATTTGGGCGGTGAAGCCAGAATGAACGTCCCCGGCGAGGCCGACGGCAATTGGAACTGGCGATGCCCTAACGAATTGTTAGATAGCGACTACTTTGTCCAACTGAAGGAAATTACGAAGCAAACAGATCGCATCGAGCAACCATAG
- a CDS encoding GntP family permease — protein MLAIVLGMVIVICGVLFLRMHAFLALFFGALAVAAATSSLSVSQSVLHRSTAGIAEIDGAQIVLADVEEGLAKEPGAYYIAIDAPAVKAHQELRLVWVERFVEEDGITKANVAQELPGEINVANARFVSQDTFREAQQLAGNSSINRVVNALGSTFGKIGILIAMASIIGQCLLASGAAERIVHGIRHALGERWTALAFVISSFVLAIPVFFDTVFFLMLPLAQAMAQRTGRDYLKYVLAIVVGGTLAHSLVPPTPGPLFVATELNVSIGAMILGGIGVGIWGVVAGYLYMLWANRMWQIPLRIEAKEAISEEPSAERDLPSFGFSVLPIVIPIVLLGLKTVSQTALPATTNEVWNSAITFLGDKNIALSIGALLALATLFCKPAMTWVGLGKSVQKALSEGGVVVLITCAGGAFGEMIRQTNIGAAIAESLPSSVGGTGLLITAFMITVIIRVIQGSATVAMITAIGIVVPVAMQIGLPFHPVYLALAIGCGSKPLPWMNDSGFWVISRMSGFTEKETLKTFSVLLTIMGLVSFLATLVFAILLPMA, from the coding sequence ATGCTCGCGATTGTTCTAGGGATGGTGATCGTCATCTGTGGCGTTCTCTTCTTACGCATGCATGCCTTTCTTGCGTTGTTTTTTGGGGCTTTAGCGGTAGCGGCGGCAACGAGCTCCCTGTCCGTTTCACAAAGTGTGCTGCATCGCTCGACGGCCGGCATAGCGGAGATTGATGGGGCTCAGATCGTTCTGGCCGATGTCGAGGAAGGTCTGGCGAAGGAGCCGGGGGCCTATTACATCGCGATCGATGCACCAGCCGTAAAAGCCCACCAAGAGCTAAGACTGGTATGGGTAGAGCGATTTGTCGAAGAGGACGGTATTACCAAAGCGAACGTCGCCCAAGAGCTTCCAGGCGAGATCAATGTCGCCAATGCCCGGTTTGTTTCCCAAGATACGTTTCGAGAAGCCCAGCAATTGGCAGGCAATAGCTCGATCAACCGAGTGGTAAATGCCTTGGGATCGACGTTCGGCAAAATCGGAATTCTGATCGCGATGGCGTCGATCATTGGTCAGTGTCTTTTAGCCAGTGGTGCTGCCGAACGGATTGTACACGGAATTCGCCATGCTTTGGGGGAACGCTGGACTGCGCTTGCTTTTGTGATAAGTAGCTTCGTTTTAGCGATCCCAGTCTTCTTTGACACCGTCTTTTTCTTGATGTTACCGCTAGCCCAGGCCATGGCGCAGCGCACTGGGCGTGACTATTTGAAATATGTCTTGGCGATTGTCGTAGGGGGCACGTTGGCACACTCCCTTGTACCGCCAACGCCTGGTCCTTTATTCGTTGCCACAGAACTCAACGTAAGTATTGGCGCGATGATTCTCGGTGGTATCGGCGTGGGGATTTGGGGGGTCGTCGCAGGCTATCTTTACATGCTATGGGCGAATCGTATGTGGCAGATACCATTAAGAATTGAAGCGAAAGAAGCGATCTCCGAAGAACCCTCCGCCGAACGAGATTTGCCAAGTTTTGGGTTTTCGGTTCTGCCAATTGTGATTCCCATTGTGCTGTTGGGGCTCAAGACGGTCAGCCAGACGGCCCTTCCGGCAACGACGAACGAAGTATGGAATTCGGCAATCACCTTTCTGGGAGACAAGAACATTGCCTTGTCGATTGGCGCTCTATTGGCGTTAGCGACCTTGTTCTGTAAGCCGGCTATGACCTGGGTCGGGCTGGGGAAGTCAGTTCAAAAGGCACTAAGCGAAGGGGGCGTGGTGGTCCTGATCACTTGTGCTGGGGGCGCGTTTGGCGAAATGATTCGTCAAACGAATATTGGGGCCGCGATCGCCGAGTCGCTTCCTAGTTCGGTCGGAGGGACAGGCCTCTTGATTACCGCGTTCATGATTACGGTGATCATTCGCGTGATTCAAGGTTCAGCAACGGTGGCCATGATTACTGCAATCGGAATTGTTGTACCAGTCGCCATGCAGATCGGATTACCATTTCACCCGGTTTATTTGGCCTTGGCGATTGGCTGTGGATCGAAGCCACTTCCTTGGATGAACGACAGTGGTTTTTGGGTTATTAGCCGTATGAGCGGGTTTACCGAGAAAGAAACCCTGAAAACATTTTCCGTTCTGTTGACCATCATGGGGTTGGTGTCGTTTCTGGCGACTCTCGTTTTTGCTATCCTCTTGCCAATGGCTTAA